In Lacrimispora indolis DSM 755, a genomic segment contains:
- a CDS encoding NCS2 family permease: METKKSGGLLERVFHLSENHTDARTEIVAGVTTFMTMAYILAVNPSILSAAGMDSGAVFTATALASLFATLLMAGLANYPFVLAPGMGLNAYFAYTVVLNMGYTWEMALAAVFIEGLIFIALSLTSVREAIFNAIPVNLKHAVSVGIGLFIAFIGLQNAKIVVDGATLVTMFSFKGSLADGSFHTVGITVLLAIIGILVTAVLVVKNVKGNILWGIIFTWVLGMVCQAIGLYRPNPELGMFSVFPNFSSGFGIPDMSPTFLKLDFSRVISLDFLVVMFAFLFVDMFDTLGTLIGVASKADMLDKDGKLPQIKGALMADAVGTAAGALFGTSTTTTFVESAAGVAEGGRTGLTAVVAAILFGLSLFLSPIFLAIPSFATAPALVVVGFLMLTSVIKIDFADFTEAIPCYIAIIAMPFMYSISEGISMGIISYVVINVITGKAKEKKISTLMYVLAVLFVLKYILI, encoded by the coding sequence ATGGAAACAAAAAAAAGCGGTGGGCTCTTAGAGAGGGTATTTCACTTATCTGAGAATCATACGGATGCAAGGACCGAGATCGTGGCCGGTGTTACCACATTCATGACCATGGCTTATATCCTGGCGGTCAACCCAAGCATCTTAAGCGCTGCGGGTATGGACAGCGGGGCCGTATTTACGGCAACTGCTCTTGCATCACTGTTTGCAACTCTGTTAATGGCAGGACTTGCAAATTATCCCTTTGTATTGGCACCGGGAATGGGACTTAATGCGTATTTTGCATATACTGTAGTCCTTAACATGGGCTATACCTGGGAAATGGCTTTGGCTGCCGTATTCATTGAAGGTCTTATATTCATCGCTCTTTCACTGACTAGTGTCCGTGAAGCGATCTTCAATGCGATCCCTGTAAATTTAAAGCATGCCGTATCTGTTGGTATTGGCTTGTTCATCGCATTTATCGGACTTCAGAATGCGAAAATTGTTGTGGATGGGGCAACTCTTGTAACAATGTTTTCTTTCAAGGGTTCCCTTGCGGATGGTTCCTTCCATACCGTTGGCATTACCGTATTACTGGCGATCATCGGTATTCTGGTCACAGCCGTACTGGTAGTAAAAAATGTAAAGGGCAACATTTTGTGGGGAATTATCTTTACCTGGGTTTTAGGCATGGTCTGTCAGGCAATCGGTTTATATCGGCCAAATCCGGAGCTTGGAATGTTCAGCGTTTTCCCTAACTTTTCATCAGGTTTCGGTATTCCGGACATGAGCCCCACTTTTTTAAAGCTGGATTTCTCCAGGGTAATTTCTCTGGACTTCCTGGTTGTCATGTTTGCGTTTTTGTTTGTTGATATGTTTGATACTCTGGGAACCTTAATCGGTGTAGCTTCCAAGGCAGATATGCTGGATAAAGACGGAAAGCTTCCTCAGATCAAGGGCGCTTTAATGGCAGATGCCGTTGGTACCGCTGCAGGTGCATTATTCGGTACATCCACTACAACCACTTTCGTAGAAAGTGCAGCCGGTGTTGCAGAAGGCGGCAGAACCGGATTAACGGCAGTGGTTGCCGCAATCCTGTTCGGTTTATCCCTGTTCTTATCCCCAATTTTCCTGGCCATTCCGTCTTTTGCAACGGCTCCGGCCCTGGTAGTGGTAGGTTTCCTGATGCTGACCTCCGTTATCAAGATTGATTTTGCGGATTTCACAGAAGCAATTCCATGCTACATCGCAATTATTGCAATGCCTTTTATGTACAGCATTTCCGAGGGAATTTCCATGGGAATCATCTCTTATGTGGTTATTAACGTGATTACCGGAAAAGCTAAAGAAAAGAAGATAAGTACCCTTATGTATGTTTTAGCGGTATTGTTTGTGCTAAAATATATACTAATATAG